The following proteins are encoded in a genomic region of Glycine soja cultivar W05 chromosome 17, ASM419377v2, whole genome shotgun sequence:
- the LOC114392248 gene encoding peptidyl-tRNA hydrolase ICT1, mitochondrial-like isoform X1, translating into MASGTTRMLVKEMLQLSSSTLHFSSSALRGLSPPLPFSIQLRRSRGRPAIRCASSSSDSDASNKVSSRLSQVQHLLQQAEHRALSADQGPPPKITLDHVTVSFARSGGPGGQNVNKVNTKVDMRFNVKNAYWLSDRIRDKILQTEKNRINKDGELVISSTKTRTQKGNIEDALAKLQEIIDAASYVPPPPSEEQKKKIAKMAAIGEQKRLKSKKVLSDKKAFRRSKNSWD; encoded by the exons ATGGCTAGCGGCACCACAAGAATGCTAGTGAAGGAGATGTTGCAACTCTCTTCTTCCACACTTCACTTCTCTTCTTCTGCGCTTCGCGGCCTCTCTCCTCCTCTGCCCTTCTCAATTCAATTGCGACGCTCGCGAGGGCGCCCTGCAATTCGATgtgcttcctcttcctcagacTCAGATGCTTCCAACAAAGTCTCGTCTCGTCTGTCGCAGGTTCAGCATCTTCTTCAGCAGGCCGAACACCGCGCTCTCTCCGCCGACCAGGGCCCACCTCCTAAAATCACCTTAg ATCATGTTACGGTGAGCTTTGCCAGAAGTGGAGGACCCGGGGGTCAGAATGTCAATAAAG TGAACACCAAGGTGGACATGCGCTTCAATGTTAAAAATGCATATTGGTTGAGTGACAGGATCAGAGACAAGATTTTGCAAACG GAGAAAAACCGAATTAACAAGGATGGGGAGCTTGTGATTTCTTCAACCAAGACTAGAACGCAGAA gGGTAACATTGAGGATGCTTTGGCAAAGCTTCAG GAAATCATTGATGCGGCATCTTATGTTCCGCCGCCTCCCTCAGAagagcaaaagaagaaaattgcgAAGAT GGCTGCCATAGGAGAACAGAAACGCCTCAAAAGCAAGAAGGTGCTTTCAGATAAGAAGGCGTTTAGGAGAAGTAAAAATAGCTGGGACTAA
- the LOC114392615 gene encoding uncharacterized protein LOC114392615 has protein sequence MKLVWSPETASKAYIETVQSCRIFRESGVAELVSAMAAGWNAQLIVETWSEGGVIATSVGLAVARTHTCGRHVCVVPDERSRAEYAERMGEAGMSPEIVVGEAEEVMEGLGGGIDFMVVDSTRGNFSRVLRLAKLSNKGAVLICKNVNSATNIASSSGFRWRSVLEEGSGSRRVVRSVFLPVGKGLDIAHVSAIGGGSAAKRWFKHVDQQSGEVHVIRR, from the exons ATGAAACTAGTTTGGTCCCCAGAGACAGCATCCAAAGCATACATCGAAACAGTTCAATCT TGTCGGATTTTCCGGGAATCCGGGGTGGCGGAGCTGGTGTCGGCGATGGCGGCGGGGTGGAACGCGCAGCTAATCGTGGAGACGTGGTCGGAGGGGGGAGTGATAGCGACGAGCGTGGGTTTAGCCGTGGCGAGAACTCACACGTGCGGGAGGCACGTGTGCGTGGTGCCCGACGAGAGGTCGAGGGCGGAGTACGCGGAGAGAATGGGGGAGGCGGGGATGTCGCCGGAGATCGTGGTGGGGGAGGCGGAGGAGGTGATGGAGGGGTTGGGCGGCGGGATAGACTTCATGGTGGTGGATTCCACGCGCGGAAACTTCTCCAGAGTGCTGAGGCTGGCGAAGCTGAGTAACAAAGGCGCGGTTCTTATATGCAAGAACGTGAACTCCGCCACCAATATTGCTTCTTCTTCGGGTTTCAGATGGCGGAGCGTGCTCGAAGAAGGGTCAGGGTCGCGTCGTGTGGTTCGTTCGGTGTTTCTTCCTGTGGGGAAGGGGCTTGACATAGCACACGTGTCGGCCATTGGGGGGGGCTCCGCTGCTAAGAGATGGTTCAAGCATGTTGACCAACAATCAGGGGAGGTGCACGTTATTAGACGATGA
- the LOC114392248 gene encoding peptidyl-tRNA hydrolase ICT1, mitochondrial-like isoform X2, with product MASGTTRMLVKEMLQLSSSTLHFSSSALRGLSPPLPFSIQLRRSRGRPAIRCASSSSDSDASNKVSSRLSQVQHLLQQAEHRALSADQGPPPKITLDHVTVSFARSGGPGGQNVNKVNTKVDMRFNVKNAYWLSDRIRDKILQTEKNRINKDGELVISSTKTRTQKGNIEDALAKLQVTLEKKSLMRHLMFRRLPQKSKRRKLRRWLP from the exons ATGGCTAGCGGCACCACAAGAATGCTAGTGAAGGAGATGTTGCAACTCTCTTCTTCCACACTTCACTTCTCTTCTTCTGCGCTTCGCGGCCTCTCTCCTCCTCTGCCCTTCTCAATTCAATTGCGACGCTCGCGAGGGCGCCCTGCAATTCGATgtgcttcctcttcctcagacTCAGATGCTTCCAACAAAGTCTCGTCTCGTCTGTCGCAGGTTCAGCATCTTCTTCAGCAGGCCGAACACCGCGCTCTCTCCGCCGACCAGGGCCCACCTCCTAAAATCACCTTAg ATCATGTTACGGTGAGCTTTGCCAGAAGTGGAGGACCCGGGGGTCAGAATGTCAATAAAG TGAACACCAAGGTGGACATGCGCTTCAATGTTAAAAATGCATATTGGTTGAGTGACAGGATCAGAGACAAGATTTTGCAAACG GAGAAAAACCGAATTAACAAGGATGGGGAGCTTGTGATTTCTTCAACCAAGACTAGAACGCAGAA gGGTAACATTGAGGATGCTTTGGCAAAGCTTCAGGTAACACTGGAAAA GAAATCATTGATGCGGCATCTTATGTTCCGCCGCCTCCCTCAGAagagcaaaagaagaaaattgcgAAGAT GGCTGCCATAG
- the LOC114391918 gene encoding protein NSP-INTERACTING KINASE 2-like, translating into MSFSHLLLHLCLLVAFNPQLLVLGNAELRALMDLKSSLDPQDKLLGSWISDGDPCSGSFLGVVCNEHNKVANISLPGRGLSGVVSPAVAELKCLSGLYLHYNYLSGDIPREIVNLKELLDLYLNFNNLSGTIPPDIANMTSLQVLQLGYNQLEGNIPEELGSLKQLNDISLQHNKLAGQIPQSLGSLEKLRRLYLSYNNFNGTIPAALADIANLEILDIQNNSLSGTVPSALQRLREGFQGANNQGLCGDGFSTLKACNKDTIFGVSQISAPNISINRIPPITFPKPVNTHLHCNQTPCSKSRSFLHLVIAASVTTTVITLISSGLFIFVRYRRQRQRVRNTSDYSEGQRSPYQPKEFYRSSSPLVNLEYYYDGWDSLADGQNESGLSLEYLNRFRFNIDEIESATQHLSEANLLSKSKFSAVYKGVHRDGSLVAIISISVTCCKTEEGEFLKGLSLLTSLRHENIVKMRGFCYSRSRGEWFFVYDFATRGNLSQYLDKEDGSDHVIEWSKRVSIIKGIAKGIGYLHNNEASKPIIVHQNISVEKVILDHEFNPLITDAGLPKLLADDVVFSALKASAAMGYLAPEYITTGRFTEKSDIYAFGVIVLQVLSGKALIGGSIREAVEAFRFEDFVDTNLKGAYSKSEAAILSKLAIQCTLEVPEQRPTMVEVIQELTMLPNPSSHSS; encoded by the exons ATGAGTTTCTCTCATCTCCTCCTTCATCTTTGTTTGTTGGTTGCATTTAATCCACAGCTACTAGTTCTTGGAAATGCAGAATTAAGAGCACTCATGGACTTGAAATCTTCTTTGGACCCACAAGACAAGCTCCTTGGCTCGTGGATCAGTGATGGCGATCCATGCAGTGGTTCTTTCTTGGGGGTTGTGTGCAACGAGCACAACAAAGTGGCTAATATATCATTGCCAGGAAGAGGTCTTTCTGGGGTTGTCTCTCCTGCTGTGGCTGAACTCAAATGCTTGTCAGGTTTATACTTGCATTACAACTATCTCTCTGGGGACATACCAAGAGAGATTGTAAATCTTAAAGAATTGCTCGATCTTTATCTCAACTTTAATAATCTATCTGGAACCATTCCTCCTGATATCGCTAACATGACTAGTCTCCAAG TGCTGCAGTTAGGCTATAACCAGCTAGAGGGTAACATACCTGAGGAATTGGGTTCGTTGAAGCAGCTTAATGATATTTCTTTGCAACATAACAAATTAGCTGGTCAAATTCCTCAAAGCTTGGGTTCATTGGAGAAGCTAAGGAGGCTATATTTGAGCTATAACAACTTCAATGGCACGATACCTGCAGCACTAGCTGATATTGCAAACTTAGAAATTCTAGATATTCAAAACAATTCTCTTTCAGGGACTGTTCCTTCTG catTGCAGAGATTAAGGGAAGGATTCCAAGGTGCAAACAACCAAGGTCTCTGTGGAGATGGCTTTTCTACTTTGAAAGCTTGCAATAAAGATACAATATTTGGCGTTAGTCAAATTAGTGCCCCAAATATATCCATAAACAGAATTCCTCCAATAACATTCCCAAAGCCTGTAAATACCCACTTGCATTGTAACCAGACCCCTTGCTCAAAATCAAGAAGCTTTCTTCATCTTGTCATTGCTGCAAGTGTTACAACTACTGTTATCACACTCATAAGTTCTGGACTTTTCATATTTGTCAGATACCGCCGCCAAAGGCAGAGGGTTAGGAACACATCAGATTATTCTGAAGGCCAACGTAGTCCTTACCAGCCTAAAGAGTTCTACAGAAGTTCATCTCCACTTGTTAATCTTGAGTATTATTATGATGGTTGGGATTCATTGGCTGATGGTCAAAATGAGAGTGGATTATCCCTTGAATATTTGAACCGTTTTAGATTCAATATTGATGAGATTGAATCAGCAACACAGCACCTTTCTGAGGCCAATTTATTGAGTAAGAGCAAATTTTCAGCAGTCTATAAAGGAGTTCACAGAGACGGTTCTCTTGTGGCTATTATAAGCATTAGTGTGACTTGCTGCAAAACCGAGGAAGGTGAATTTTTGAAGGGGTTGAGCCTGTTAACCTCACTAAGACATGAAAACATTGTTAAGATGAGAGGCTTCTGTTACTCGAGGAGTCGAGGTGAATGGTTTTTTGTCTATGATTTTGCGACCAGAGGTAATCTGTCTCAATATCTTGACAAGGAAGATGGAAGTGACCATGTAATTGAATGGTCCAAGAGAGTTTCTATCATCAAGGGAATTGCAAAAG GTATTGGTTATTTGCACAACAATGAAGCAAGCAAGCCAATAATAGTACACCAAAACATTTCAGTTGAAAAAGTTATTCTAGATCATGAATTTAACCCCTTGATCACGGATGCTGGCCTCCCTAAGCTTCTTGCAGATGATGTTGTCTTCTCAGCTCTTAAAGCAAGTGCTGCCATGGGATACCTAGCTCCTGAATATATTACTACAGGTCGCTTTACTGAGAAGAGTgacatatatgcatttggggttaTAGTCCTTCAAGTTCTATCTGGAAAGGCATTGATAGGGGGTTCAATCCGGGAAGCAGTTGAAGCTTTCAGATTTGAAGACTTTGTTGACACAAATCTGAAGGGAGCTTATTCTAAATCCGAAGCTGCGATTCTTTCAAAACTTGCAATTCAGTGCACCCTTGAAGTGCCAGAGCAAAGGCCAACTATGGTGGAGGTGATTCAAGAGCTGACCATGCTTCCTAATCCTTCCTCACATTCTTCATAA
- the LOC114392275 gene encoding probable calcium-binding protein CML13: MGTNLSEQQVSAMKEAFTLFDTHRNGRIAPSELGILMRSLGGNPTQTQLKAIMAEENLTEPFDFSRFLDLMGKHLKVEPFDGPLHDAFKVHDKESTGHVSVTTLRHILTNIGEKLEPSEFDEWIKEANVVSDGKINYGEFIAKMIRK; the protein is encoded by the coding sequence ATGGGCACAAATTTAAGCGAGCAACAAGTTTCTGCGATGAAGGAAGCTTTTACATTGTTTGACACACACCGCAACGGTCGGATTGCACCATCAGAGCTTGGGATCTTGATGCGATCTTTGGGTGGTAACCCAACCCAAACCCAACTAAAGGCCATCATGGCTGAAGAGAATCTCACAGAACCTTTCGATTTCTCACGATTCCTAGACCTGATGGGGAAGCACTTGAAGGTTGAGCCTTTTGATGGCCCGCTACATGATGCATTCAAGGTCCATGACAAGGAATCCACCGGTCACGTCTCTGTCACTACGCTTCGTCACATTCTCACTAACATCGGTGAAAAACTTGAACCTTCTGAGTTTGACGAGTGGATCAAGGAGGCCAATGTTGTTTCTGATGGTAAGATCAACTACGGAGAATTCATCGCCAAAATGATCCGCAAGTGA
- the LOC114392006 gene encoding 40S ribosomal protein S13 yields MGRMHSRGKGISSSALPYKRTPPSWLKISSQDVEENICKFAKKGLTPSQIGVILRDSHGIAQVNSVTGSKILRILKAHGLAPEIPEDLYHLIKKAVSIRKHLERNRKDKDSKFRLILVESRIHRLARYYKKTKKLPPVWKYESTTASTLVA; encoded by the exons ATGGGTCGTATGCACAGCCGCGG TAAGGGTATATCCTCTTCTGCTTTGCCCTACAAAAGGACACCCCCTAGCTGGCTCAAGATCTCTTCGCAAGAT GTGGAAGAAAATATCTGCAAGTTTGCGAAGAAGGGTTTGACCCCGTCTCAGATTGGTGTCATTCTTCGAGATTCTCACGGTATTGCTCAGGTCAACAGCGTCACTGGCAGCAAAATCCTTCGCATCCTCAAAGCTCACG GGCTTGCGCCTGAAATTCCAGAGGATCTTTACCATTTGATTAAGAAGGCAGTTTCAATTAGGAAGCATCTTGAGAGGAACAGGAAGGACAAGGACTCCAAGTTCAGGTTGATTCTTGTTGAGAGCAGAATCCACCGACTTGCTCGCTACTACAAGAAGACCAAGAAGCTCCCACCAGTCTGGAAGTA TGAATCAACAACTGCGAGCACTCTGGTTGCTTAG
- the LOC114394070 gene encoding uncharacterized protein LOC114394070: MQGPGGGRDPFFDFGGFGGFGSFGPPRSLISSFFGGRDPFSDPFFAQPFGGMFESSPFGGPTGFPFPTGMNPSGFLEHPAPGLDPSGFLEHPGMHPSGFLARQNPEPSRQRRGPIIQELDSDEENDDTAEKKENPRKHGRSDGEPSVEHPDDEIEGKKIRQAGNESRINIIGPQPQSHSFCFQSSTVSYGGPNGLYYTSSRTRRSGSDGVTFEERKEADSSTMQASHLISRGIHGKGHSLSRNLNSDGRVDTRQTLLNINEDELAGFEEQWKEKGQKYLPGWTASVEASGSNGQAEQARSGGWALPSSEYSHTVGTISEARDEVGSSRSQERVLRTNSSGRNAYRPGVGRRRH, encoded by the exons ATGCAAGGACCTGGGGGTGGCAGGGATCCTTTCTTCGATTTTGGTGGTTTTGGAGGCTTTGGTTCCTTTGGACCTCCCAGGAGTTTAATCTCAAGCTTTTTTGGGGGTAGGGACCCATTTAGTGACCCTTTCTTCGCCCAACCTTTTGGAGGGATGTTTGAGTCTAGTCCCTTTGGTGGTCCTACTGGATTTCCTTTCCCCACTGGTATGAATCCATCTGGGTTCCTTGAGCATCCAGCCCCGGGTTTGGATCCATCTGGGTTCCTTGAGCATCCGGGTATGCATCCATCTGGGTTCCTTGCACGGCAAAATCCTGAGCCTAGTAGACAAAGGAGGGGACCAATCATTCAGGAATTGGACTCTGatgaagaaaatgatgacaccgcggagaagaaagaaaatccgAGAAAGCATGGTAGGTCAGATGGTGAACCCTCTGTTGAACATCCAGATGATGAAATTGAAG GGAAGAAGATCAGACAGGCTGGAAATGAGAGCAGAATCAATATAATTGGGCCTCAGCCTCAATCTCACAGTTTCTGCTTCCAGAGCTCAACCGTCAGCTATGGTGGCCCAAATGGATTGTATTATACTTCCTCAAGGACAAGGAGGAGTGGAAGTGACGGA GTGACATTTGAAGAGAGGAAGGAGGCTGATAGTTCCACAATGCAAGCTTCTCACCTAATTTCTAGAGGCATTCATGGGAAG gGACATTCACTCTCAAGAAATCTGAATTCAGATGGTAGGGTGGATACTAGGCAGACGCTGCTCAATATTAATGAAG ATGAGCTTGCTGGCTTTGAAGAACAATGGAAGGAAAAGGGTCAAAAGTATTTGCCTGGATGGACTGCGAGTGTTG AAGCTAGCGGTAGTAATGGACAAGCTGAGCAGGCCAGGAGTGGAGGTTGGGCACTCCCTTCTTCGGAGTATAGTCATACCGTGGGAACAATATCTGAAGCTAGAGATGAAGTTGGTTCTTCTCGCTCACAGGAGAGGGTACTTAGGACAAATTCAAGTGGTAGGAATGCATACCGTCCAGGAGTAGGGCGTCGCCGACACTAA